Below is a genomic region from Hyphomicrobium nitrativorans NL23.
CAAGCACCGCATGTTCCGCTACGGCGTGCAGGTGAACAGCCTGGGCCTCACCGAGCCGCAGCCCGAGAACAACGTCTACCGCATCCTGCTCGAAATGATGGCGGTGACGCTTTCCAAGAAGGCGCGCGCCCGCGCGGTGCAGCTTCCGGCCTGGAACGAAGCGCTCGGCCTGCCGCGGCCGTGGGATCAGCAGTGGTCGCTCCGGATGCAGCAGATCGTGGCTTACGAAACGGATCTGCTCGAATACGGCGACATCTTCGACGGCTCGGCCGAGATCACGCGCAAGGTCGAAGAACTCAAGGAGCAGGCCAAGGCCGAGCTTGCCACTATCGAGCGCATGGGCGGCGCCATCGCCGCCATCGATTACATGAAGCGCCGTCTCGTCGAGAGCAATTCTTCGCGCGTGCGCAATATCGAGACGGGCGAACTGATCGTCGTGGGCGTGAACAAGTGGACCGAGACGGAGCCGTCTCCGCTCACGGCGGGCGAAGGCGCGATCATGGTCGTCGATCCGGCCGTCGAGGCCGAGCAGGTCGGCCGCCTCAAGGCCTGGCGCGAGCAGCGCGATGCGAAGCTCGTCGAGAAGACGCTCGCAGAGCTTGAGTCCGCGGCCAAGGAAGGCCGTAACGTGATGGAATATTCGATCGCGTGCGCCAAGGCCGGCGTCACGACCGGCGAATGGGGCACGACGCTCAGGCGCGTGTTCGGCGAGTACCGCGCACCCACAGGCGTGGCCCAGGCCGCACCGGAACGCGCGAGCGGGGAACTCGACGACGTGCGTGCGGCTGTCGATGCCGCCTCCGAGCGTCTCGGACGGCGCATCAAGTTCCTGGTCGGCAAGCCGGGCCTCGACGGCCATTCGAACGGCGCCGAGCAGATTGCGGTTCGCGCCCGCGACGTCGGCATGGAGGTCGTCTATGAGGGCATCCGCCTGACGCCGACCCAGATCGTCCGCGCCGCGCTGGACGAAAGCGTCCACGTCGTGGGGCTCTCGATCCTCTCGGGATCGCACGTTCCGCTCGTCTCGGAACTCATGGACAGGATGCGCAAGGAAGGCCTTTCGGACATCCCCGTGGTCGTCGGCGGCATCATCCCGCCCGAGGACGAGGTGAAGCTCAAGGGCTTCGGCGTGGCCGCCGTCTATACGCCGAAGGATTTCCAGTTGAACGATATCATGGCCGACATCGTGCGCCTGGTTGATACGGAAGCCCGCGCTGCCTAAGTACTTTCCCGTTTCGACGCCGCAGTCTTTGCGGCGCCGTCCCCGGGGAACCCGTCATGCGCGAAGAAATACGCCTCAAGTTCGACCGTCAGCTCAGGATCGCCCGCCTCAAGAAGGCGGCTCTCGGCATCGCGGCTGCCTCTTTCGTGGCCGGTGGGCTTTGGATCTCCGGCCTCGACGCCTCTATCGAAACGCACCGCGTTGCGGGCGTCGTCGAAGCCGTGGGGCCCCTCGTCGGCGGATCGTCTGTCGCGACCGAGCACGGCATTGCGGTGGATGTGCTGCTGCACGACGGCCGTCATGTGCATGTGACGGCCTCAAAGGCGACCGATCCCCATATCGGGGATGTCGTAAACATCGCCGAGCACGTTCACGGCACAGGCCGCGTGACGTACTCCTGGCGGTAGCGTGCAACGGCGCTCTACGACCTAGTCAAGTGCGAAGCCAACCAGAACGCCGAGCGCGAACGTAGCCGCAGCGACGACAAGCGTGCCCCAATCGAGCCTGACGACGAGTTCGTCGCGGCCCTCCCGGCTGCGCCGCTCGACGGTTGTGCGGTCGTCCGCCTGCGGGGTGGCGGTGTCGGTGGTGTTCATCGTCATCATCGACCTTACTCCATGCGTGTGCCTCGACTGCGGACTGCTTAGCCGCCTCAACCTGACAAACGCCTGATAACGCAAATGGTTTGGCTGCTCGCGCGAACGCCGTTGCGGGCGGGACGCTACTTAGGGTAGGGAGAGGGCCTGCGAGTCTGCAGCACCCTTCGGGGGCTACCGAGGCTGTAGACACAGGGCGAGCGCGCTTTATAAGACAACGCTCCGTTCAGCATCCTAGCGCTCACGCGCACATTGCCTCTGTGGCGGAACCGGTAGACGCGGCAGACTCAAAATCTGCTGTTGGCAACAACGTGCCCGTTCGAGTCGGGCCAGAGGCACCACTCTATTAGGCTCACGCGCCCGAGGGGCGCGTTTCGCGCTCGTACGCAAGCTGGGAGAAGCTTCGTTCAAAACGCGTGGTGCTGTGTGGATGGCCGCGGCACTTGCCGCGGATCGGCTTGCTCCCGGGCCCTGCGGGCCAAGTGAAGGGGTGGCTCACGCGCCCGAGAGGCGCGTTTCGCGCTCGTACGCAAGCTGCGAGAAGCTTCGTTCAAAACGCGTGGTGCTCTGTGGAGGGCCGCGGCACTTGCCGCGGGTCGCCTTGCTCCCGGGCCCTGCGGGCCAAGCGGGGACGCTCGCGCCGGGTCGCACCCAAGCGAAGCTTGGCTTCGCCAAGACGCGTAACGGTTAACGGGCCGAGGGCGTTCGGGTTTTCTTCATCGACTGCGTGAGACCGTCTCCTCCGGGCAAAAATCGGAGACAACGCCATGTCGCTTCGGCCAGGACCGCGCAATCTCATCACCGATGTCGACGGCATTGCCGTCGGGAACGCGCAATCGCTCGATGTCCGCAGCGGCGTGACAGTCGTGCTGCCGGATCGGCGCACGGTCGCGGGCGTCGACGTGCGAGGTGGTGCGCCGGGCACGCGGGAGACGGACGCGCTCGACCCCACCTGCCTCGTCGAAGCGGTGGACGGCATCGTGCTGTCCGGCGGCTCGGTCTATGGGCTCGAAGCGATGTCGGGCGTCGTCGCGTGGCTCGGGGCGCGCGGTCGCGGGTTCGCGCTTGGCGAGACGCCGACCGTTTCGCCCGTGGTGCCCGGCGCGGTGCTGTTCGACTTGCCGAACGGCGGCGACAAGGAATGGGGCGAGACGCCGCCTTACCGCGAGTGGGGCCGTTTTGCCTGCGAAGCCGTGAGCCGCGACTTCGCGCTCGGCAACGTGGGGGCCGGCACCGGCGCGATGGCGGGCAACATCAAGGGCGGGCTCGGCTCGGCCAGCGTCATCGACGGCGCGTTCCAGGTCGGCGCGCTCATCGCCGTCAATCCGTTCGGATCGGCCGTCCTGCCGGGAACAGGGCACTTCTGGGCCGCACCGTTCGAACTCGACGGCGAGTTCGGCGGACGCGGATGGCCGGGCGACTTGCCGTCAGCTTCGGCGGGGGATCCGCTGAAGGGCACACGGCTCGACGTTTCACCGCTCGCGCCGGGCGGCAACACGACGATCGGCGTCGTCGCGACCAATGCCGCGCTGACGAAGGCGGAGGCGCGCCGCATCGCGATCATGGCGCAGGACGGGCTAGCCCGCGCCGTCCGCCCGATCCACTCGCACGTGGATGGCGACACGATCTTTACGCTCGCGACGGGGACGGCGGCGCTCCCCGGCGACCCGCTCGAACGGCTGATGCAGCTCATGCGCATCGGCTCGATTGCCGCCGATTGCGTAGCGCGTGCGGTTGCGCGCGGTGTTTACGCCGCAGAGGATCTGGGCGATATGGCATGCTATCGAACCCGATATGCCAAAGAATGAGCCCATACGTTGAGCAAACGCCCGTCACGCCTCAGAGCGAAGTCTAAGCCGCGTCGCACCGCGAAGAGCCCGGCGATCGAGCGATTGATCGGGGCTGCGGTCGCGGCGGACGCGGGCTCGGCGGCGTCCGATCCGACACCGCCGCCGTTCTGGGAAACCAAGCGGATCGACGAACTCTCGCAACGCGAGTGGGAATCGCTGTGCGACGGATGCGGGCAGTGCTGCCTTCTCAAGATCGAGGATGAGGATACGGGCGACGTCTTTCTGACGCGTCTCGCCTGCCGCCTGCTCGACGTGGGCCGCTGCCGCTGCAAAGACTACACGAACCGACACAACGTGATGTCCGACTGCATCACGCTTGGACCCGAGAACGTCGAGGCCATCGCGTGGCTGCCGGAGAGCTGCGCGTACCGGCGCGTTGCGGAAGGGCGAGGGCTCGCGTGGTGGCATCCGCTCGTCTCTGGCGATCCCGACACCGTGCATCAGGCGGGCGTGTCCGTGCGCGATTGGGCGGTCGGCGAAGATCCGGCCCGTGTCGCCAACATCCAGCACTTCATCATCGGCGAAGTGGGTTGAAGGGCCTGCGGCCTACAAGGCGGAACGCGAGCAGGAGCGCGACCGCCGCGGCATAAAACGCGGCTTCGAACGTCACCGTCTTAAGCAGCATGATGAAATGGAGCGCGCCTGCGGCCGCCGCGAGATACACCCAGCGGTGAAGGCGCTGCCATGCGTGTCCGCCGAGGCGGCGGATCATCGTCGCGTTGGACGTGACGGCGAGCGGCACGAGGATGAGAAAAGCCACCATGCCGATGGTGATGTACGGCCGCTTGACGATGTCGGCCACGATGGCGCTCACGTCGAGGCCCTGGTCGAGCACGACGTACACGACGACATGGAACAACGCGTAGAAGAACGCGAGCAGGCCGAATGTGCGACGATAGCGGATGAGGTTCGGCCCGCCGATCTTACGCAGCGGCGTGACGGCGAGCCCGATCACGAGAAAGCGCAGCGCCCAAAGGCCGAGTGTGCGCTCCAGCACTTTCAGCGGATCGGCGCCGAGTTGATCGTTGAGGCCGAGATAGAATGTCCAAACGCCGGGCGAGAGCCCCAGCGCGTAGAGCGCCCAGCTTCCGGGGCCGAGCCAGGACAGACGTGCTCCTCCCCCCCTGTGGGGGAGGTTGGGAGGGGGGGATTGCAGATCGTCTGCTGTCGGGCGTCCCCCCACCCCTAACCCCTCCCCACAGGGGGGAGGGGAATTTCCATGCGGCTCAGTAGTTGGCACGGAGATCCATGCCCGCATAAAGCCCGGCGACCTCGTCGCCGTAGCCATTGAACATCAGCGTCGGGCGGCGCTTCGCGAGCAAGCCGCTGCCTTCGCCGATGCGCCGCTCCGTCGCCTGACTCCAGCGCGGGTGATCCACCTCCGGGTTGACGTTCGAATAGAAGCCATACTCGTGCGACGCCATCTCTTCCCAAGTGGTCTTCGGCTGCGCCTCCACGAAAGCGATGCGCACGATCGACTTGATGCTCTTGAAGCCGTACTTCCACGGTACGACGAGCCTCAGCGGCGCGCCGTTCTGATTGGGCAGCGTTTCGCCGTACATGCCGACCGCGAGGATCGTGAGCGGGTGCTTCGCTTCGTCGAGCCTCAGGCCCTCGCGATAGGGCCAATCGAGCGGCTGGAAAAGGCCGCGCTGGCCGGGCATCTCATCCGGCCGCACGAGCGTTTCGAACGTGACGTACTTCGCGCTGCCCAGCGGCTCGACGCGCGAGATGAGATCGGCGAGCGGGAAGCCGATCCACGGGATCACCATCGACCAACCCTCGACGCAGCGGAGCCGGTAGATGCGCTCTTCGAGCGTCGCGGGCTTCAGAAGATCTTCCAGAGCATACGTCGCGGGTTTGGCGACGAGACCGCCGATCTCGACCGACCACGGCGCCGTCGTGAGGGAGGCCGCGTTCGCGGCGGGATCGTCCTTGCCGGAGCCGAATTCATAGAAATTGTTGTAAGACAGCACGTCGGCGCGGCGCGTTTGCGGCTCGTCGGTCGAAAACGGGCCTTTTCGGGCTTCGAGCGCCGTAGCCCACGCCGGATCACCGGGCGCCATGGCCAGTGCCGCGGCTGCGATGCCGCCGGTCATCAGCTCCCTGCGGCCCAAATACAGGCTTTTTGGCGTGATTTCGTACGGGCGGATATCATCCGCTTGGCGGATTAGCACTGGGCAAACCTCATTCTGGGTTTGGCGGACTTTGCCACGTTCTGTACGTTCGGCGTGGTTGCGTCGGTTTTCAAGGGGTGCGGCCAAGGAGGAGAGGGGGCGGCTGCCTTCGCGGCCGAGCAGAACCATGCGAACCAGCCGGAAACTCAGCAAGACGAACTATCTCGTCTACCGCGATTGCGCTCACAATGCGTGGGTCAAGATTCACCGCCCCGAAGTTTACCACGCCCGCCCTCCGTCGGTCTTCGAGCAGGCGGTCATGGATACGGGCAACGATGTCGATGCGCGCGCGCGCGATATTTTTCCCGACGGCGTGCTGATCCGGCGCGGAGATGCCGACGGCACGGCGCAACTCGTCGCTGAACGCTACGGTGTGCTCTATCAGCCGGTGTTCGAGACGGACCGCTACACGACGGCGTGCGACGTGCTGGTGTGGAGCGAAGACCGCGGCGTCTACGATCTTTACGAGGTCAAGGCCTCGACCAGCGGCGACGACCGTAAAGCGAAGGACGACCTCTACGCCCACGACCTCGCCTTTCAGGCGAACGTGCTCACCGAATGCGGCGTGCCGCTCGGACGCTTTCATCTCGTGCGGCTGGATAGCTCCTACGTGTCCGATGGCACGCTCGATCTCCAACGCCTGTTCACCCGCGAGGACTTCACGGACCGCGTGACGCCGCTTTTGGAGACGGTCGCGGCAGAAATGGACGCGGCCCACGACGTATTGTCGCTCGATACCATGCCGCCTGCGCCGTGCGCGTGCGTCTACAAAGGACGCAGCAGCCACTGCACGAGCTTTTCCTTCATCAACGGGCACGTGCCCGAATACAGTGTGCACGATCTCACGCGGATCGGCGCCTCTCCGCGCCGCCTGCGGGCGCTCGTCGACGCAGATATTCTCGACATCGCCGACATCCCCGACGACTTCGAGCTGACCGTGAACCAAGCCAACCAGGTGCGTGCGGCGCGACAGGGGCGCGCCTTTCTGGAGGTGGCGCCGCTCGGCGAATTCCTCAACCGGCTGCGATACCCGATCTCGTTTCTCGACTACGAGACCTATCCGTGCGCGTTGCCGCGTTTCGCGAGGTTCCGCCCGTACGACCACGTGCCGTTCCAGTTTTCGCAGCATGTGGTCTCGCACCCCGGCGGCGAGGCGGTGCACCGCGATTTCCTGTTCACCGGCCGCGCCTGCCCAGACGAGTACTTCATCGGCGCACTCAAGGATGCGATTCCGGCGGAAGGCAGCATCGTGGTGTGGAATCGTCCGTTCGAGCGGGGCATCAACGCGAAACTTGCGGAGCGGCTGCCGGATGAGCGCGAATTTCTGAACTCGGTGAACGAGCGCATCGTGGACCTGATGGACGTCTTCACCGGGCAGATGGTCATTCACCCGAAGTTTCGCGGCCGCACCTCGATCAAGTGGGTGCTTCCGGCGCTCGTTCCGCAGCTTTCCTATCAAGGGCTCGCGATCCAGGAAGGCGCGACGGCGAGCGAGACGTGGAACCGCATCGTCACCGGCGATCTCGAAGGCGACGAAGCGGAGGAGGCGCGCAAGGACCTGCTCACGTATTGCAAGCGGGATTCGCTGGCGATGGTCGAGATCTGGCGTGCGCTGCTGGCCGCCGTTGCCGCGCGCGAAATCCGCGAGGCGGGCTAATTCTCAATGGCCGCCAGCACTCACTGCGCGTCCGGCATGCAGGGGCCCTTCTCGCCCGGCCGATCCGCCGGCCTCGGCCCGAAATTCTTAAGGTACTCGCGGGTGGCCTGATAGGCGACGTGGGCACCCTGACAGGAATCCGGCTTCTGGACGGAGCCGGTTTCGATGGCAGATTCGCTCTTATCCTCGACTTCGACCTCAGCGGCTTGAGTCGCGGTGTCCGCCTTGGCGCTTGCCTTGCTGACCTTGGGCGTTGCGCTTTTCTGCGCGTGCGGCGCACGCGGGGCCATATCCTTGAGCGACGT
It encodes:
- a CDS encoding YcgN family cysteine cluster protein — its product is MGAAVAADAGSAASDPTPPPFWETKRIDELSQREWESLCDGCGQCCLLKIEDEDTGDVFLTRLACRLLDVGRCRCKDYTNRHNVMSDCITLGPENVEAIAWLPESCAYRRVAEGRGLAWWHPLVSGDPDTVHQAGVSVRDWAVGEDPARVANIQHFIIGEVG
- a CDS encoding DUF2779 domain-containing protein translates to MRTSRKLSKTNYLVYRDCAHNAWVKIHRPEVYHARPPSVFEQAVMDTGNDVDARARDIFPDGVLIRRGDADGTAQLVAERYGVLYQPVFETDRYTTACDVLVWSEDRGVYDLYEVKASTSGDDRKAKDDLYAHDLAFQANVLTECGVPLGRFHLVRLDSSYVSDGTLDLQRLFTREDFTDRVTPLLETVAAEMDAAHDVLSLDTMPPAPCACVYKGRSSHCTSFSFINGHVPEYSVHDLTRIGASPRRLRALVDADILDIADIPDDFELTVNQANQVRAARQGRAFLEVAPLGEFLNRLRYPISFLDYETYPCALPRFARFRPYDHVPFQFSQHVVSHPGGEAVHRDFLFTGRACPDEYFIGALKDAIPAEGSIVVWNRPFERGINAKLAERLPDEREFLNSVNERIVDLMDVFTGQMVIHPKFRGRTSIKWVLPALVPQLSYQGLAIQEGATASETWNRIVTGDLEGDEAEEARKDLLTYCKRDSLAMVEIWRALLAAVAAREIREAG
- a CDS encoding P1 family peptidase — protein: MSLRPGPRNLITDVDGIAVGNAQSLDVRSGVTVVLPDRRTVAGVDVRGGAPGTRETDALDPTCLVEAVDGIVLSGGSVYGLEAMSGVVAWLGARGRGFALGETPTVSPVVPGAVLFDLPNGGDKEWGETPPYREWGRFACEAVSRDFALGNVGAGTGAMAGNIKGGLGSASVIDGAFQVGALIAVNPFGSAVLPGTGHFWAAPFELDGEFGGRGWPGDLPSASAGDPLKGTRLDVSPLAPGGNTTIGVVATNAALTKAEARRIAIMAQDGLARAVRPIHSHVDGDTIFTLATGTAALPGDPLERLMQLMRIGSIAADCVARAVARGVYAAEDLGDMACYRTRYAKE
- the msrP gene encoding protein-methionine-sulfoxide reductase catalytic subunit MsrP → MLIRQADDIRPYEITPKSLYLGRRELMTGGIAAAALAMAPGDPAWATALEARKGPFSTDEPQTRRADVLSYNNFYEFGSGKDDPAANAASLTTAPWSVEIGGLVAKPATYALEDLLKPATLEERIYRLRCVEGWSMVIPWIGFPLADLISRVEPLGSAKYVTFETLVRPDEMPGQRGLFQPLDWPYREGLRLDEAKHPLTILAVGMYGETLPNQNGAPLRLVVPWKYGFKSIKSIVRIAFVEAQPKTTWEEMASHEYGFYSNVNPEVDHPRWSQATERRIGEGSGLLAKRRPTLMFNGYGDEVAGLYAGMDLRANY
- the msrQ gene encoding protein-methionine-sulfoxide reductase heme-binding subunit MsrQ, with the translated sequence MGGRPTADDLQSPPPNLPHRGGGARLSWLGPGSWALYALGLSPGVWTFYLGLNDQLGADPLKVLERTLGLWALRFLVIGLAVTPLRKIGGPNLIRYRRTFGLLAFFYALFHVVVYVVLDQGLDVSAIVADIVKRPYITIGMVAFLILVPLAVTSNATMIRRLGGHAWQRLHRWVYLAAAAGALHFIMLLKTVTFEAAFYAAAVALLLAFRLVGRRPFNPLRR
- a CDS encoding protein meaA; protein product: MSDKKANSTTAGKSPERDKPWLFRTYAGHSTAAKSNELYRKNLAKGQTGLSIAFDLPTQTGYDSDHELARGEVGKVGVPVSHLGDMMNLLDGIPLDQMNTSMTINATAAWLLSLYIAVADKTGASRTKLTGTIQNDIIKEYLSRGTYVFPPEPSLKLIQDTIVFSYKEVPKWNPTNVCSYHLQEAGATPVQELSYALATALAVLDKVKASGEVPDEDFGRVVGRVSFFVNAGMRFITEICKMRAFNELWEEITVNRYGVTDPKHRMFRYGVQVNSLGLTEPQPENNVYRILLEMMAVTLSKKARARAVQLPAWNEALGLPRPWDQQWSLRMQQIVAYETDLLEYGDIFDGSAEITRKVEELKEQAKAELATIERMGGAIAAIDYMKRRLVESNSSRVRNIETGELIVVGVNKWTETEPSPLTAGEGAIMVVDPAVEAEQVGRLKAWREQRDAKLVEKTLAELESAAKEGRNVMEYSIACAKAGVTTGEWGTTLRRVFGEYRAPTGVAQAAPERASGELDDVRAAVDAASERLGRRIKFLVGKPGLDGHSNGAEQIAVRARDVGMEVVYEGIRLTPTQIVRAALDESVHVVGLSILSGSHVPLVSELMDRMRKEGLSDIPVVVGGIIPPEDEVKLKGFGVAAVYTPKDFQLNDIMADIVRLVDTEARAA